From the genome of Pelomonas sp. SE-A7, one region includes:
- a CDS encoding efflux RND transporter permease subunit codes for MLFNWIVNNSLRNRLFVLAFAALLMAYGLISAWRAPIDVFPDLNKPVVTVLTEAGGLAPEEVEQLVSFPIETALNGMPGVSRVRSTSGVGLSVVYAEFDWGTDIYRNRQLVAERLAQLRGQLPGDIAPTLGPVSSIMGEIMLIALPLGSAADPMQAREYADFILRPRLLGIPGIAQVIPIGGEVRQLRVEPDLQRLAQLGLNLGQVEQALKGYAGNAGGGFVDLNGREYLIRHLARSKKLEDLQALAVAWKDGRAVRLEQVANVRFAAAVKRGDAGYQGRPAVIVSVQKQPSADTVRLSRDIEAALAELKQGMPKGLAAPTVLFRQADFIKASIGNVGEALRDGAVMVALVLFAFLLSARTTLISLLAIPLSLAVTALVFRLLDQSINVMTLGGLAIAIGELVDDAVVDVENILRRLKANRTAAVPLHLLEVIRRASIEVRSGIVYATVIVVLVFVPLFALPGIEGRLFAPLGIAYIVSILASMLVSMTVTPVLCSFLLPGLKDKLDHGDSPLVARLKRWDERLLAWSFPRSKRLIVAALLAVGLAAASLPFFPRAFLPAFNEGSLVLSLLFNPGTSLAEANRLGAQAEQLIAAVPGVSQVGRRTGRAELDEHAEGVHSSEIDIDLKKDKKVDREAVMAAIRTRLAELPAQVAIGQPISHRLDHLLSGVRAQIAIKTFGDDTDALRGLAEQLRGQLSQLPGLVDLTVEKQVLIPQLLVRLDPQQLSRTGLAPGEALRLLQALTDGSHLAQVVDGARRYDLVLRLPESKRTPQELGQLLVDTPAGKLPLSSFASIEEADGPNQIGRENGRRRIVVYANSDGSDMAHLIADIRQVIDRTELPAGSFISLEGQFQAQEQATRLIAGLSLVSLAMIFLVLYTRYRSVVLAAIIMANIPLALIGSVAAMGLAGVSLSVATLVGFITLAGIATRNGILKISHYVNLCRFEGETFGQAMIVRGSLERLTPVLMTALVAAFALTPLLLAGDAPGKEILHPVAVVIFGGLVSSTLLDTLLTPLLYARYGRRATERLLARASSEAL; via the coding sequence ATGCTTTTCAACTGGATCGTCAACAACAGCCTGCGCAACCGGCTCTTCGTGCTGGCCTTCGCCGCGCTGCTGATGGCCTATGGCCTGATCAGCGCCTGGCGCGCGCCCATCGACGTGTTCCCCGACCTGAACAAGCCCGTGGTCACCGTGCTGACCGAAGCCGGCGGCCTGGCGCCCGAGGAGGTGGAGCAGCTGGTCAGCTTCCCCATCGAGACCGCGCTCAACGGCATGCCCGGCGTCAGCCGGGTGCGCTCGACCTCGGGCGTTGGCCTGTCGGTGGTGTACGCCGAGTTCGACTGGGGCACCGACATCTACCGCAACCGCCAGCTGGTGGCCGAGCGTCTGGCCCAGTTGCGCGGCCAGTTGCCGGGCGATATCGCGCCGACCCTGGGCCCGGTCTCCTCCATCATGGGCGAAATCATGCTGATCGCGCTGCCGTTAGGCAGCGCTGCCGACCCTATGCAGGCTCGCGAGTATGCGGACTTCATCCTGCGGCCTCGGCTGCTGGGCATCCCCGGCATCGCCCAGGTCATTCCGATTGGCGGCGAAGTCAGGCAGCTGCGGGTCGAGCCCGACCTGCAGCGCCTCGCCCAGCTGGGCCTCAACCTGGGCCAGGTCGAGCAGGCGCTGAAGGGCTACGCAGGCAATGCCGGTGGCGGCTTCGTGGACCTGAACGGCCGCGAGTACCTGATACGCCATCTGGCGCGCAGCAAGAAGCTCGAGGACCTGCAGGCCCTGGCCGTGGCCTGGAAGGACGGCCGCGCGGTCCGGCTGGAGCAGGTGGCGAACGTGCGCTTTGCCGCCGCCGTCAAGCGTGGCGATGCTGGCTACCAGGGCCGACCCGCCGTCATCGTCAGCGTGCAGAAGCAGCCCAGCGCCGACACGGTGCGCCTGTCCCGCGACATCGAGGCCGCCCTGGCCGAGCTCAAGCAAGGCATGCCCAAAGGCCTGGCCGCGCCCACGGTGCTGTTCCGCCAGGCCGACTTCATCAAGGCCTCGATAGGCAATGTCGGCGAGGCCCTGCGCGACGGGGCCGTGATGGTGGCCCTGGTGCTGTTCGCCTTCCTGCTGTCGGCCCGCACCACCTTGATCTCGCTGCTGGCGATTCCGCTGTCGCTGGCGGTCACGGCCCTGGTGTTCCGGCTGCTGGACCAGTCGATCAATGTGATGACCCTGGGCGGCCTGGCGATTGCCATCGGCGAGCTGGTGGACGATGCCGTCGTCGATGTGGAGAACATCCTGCGCCGGCTCAAGGCCAACCGCACGGCGGCCGTTCCATTGCATCTGCTGGAGGTGATACGCCGGGCCAGCATCGAGGTGCGCTCGGGAATCGTCTACGCCACGGTGATCGTGGTCCTGGTCTTCGTACCGCTGTTCGCCCTGCCCGGCATCGAGGGCCGGCTGTTCGCGCCGCTGGGCATCGCCTACATCGTCTCCATCCTGGCCTCGATGTTGGTGTCGATGACGGTGACGCCGGTGCTCTGTTCCTTCCTGCTGCCCGGCTTGAAGGACAAGCTGGACCATGGCGACAGCCCGCTGGTGGCGCGGCTCAAGCGCTGGGACGAGCGGCTGCTGGCCTGGTCCTTCCCGCGCAGCAAGCGATTGATAGTCGCGGCCCTGCTGGCCGTGGGCCTGGCGGCGGCCAGCCTGCCGTTCTTCCCGCGCGCCTTCCTGCCGGCCTTCAACGAGGGCTCGCTGGTGCTGTCCCTGCTGTTCAATCCCGGCACCTCGCTGGCCGAGGCCAACCGGCTGGGCGCGCAGGCCGAGCAGCTGATTGCCGCGGTACCCGGCGTGAGCCAGGTCGGCCGGCGCACCGGCCGGGCCGAGCTGGACGAGCATGCCGAGGGTGTGCATTCGTCCGAGATCGACATCGACCTGAAGAAGGACAAGAAGGTCGACCGCGAGGCGGTGATGGCAGCGATCCGCACGCGGCTGGCCGAGCTGCCGGCCCAGGTCGCGATAGGCCAACCCATCTCGCACCGGCTGGACCATCTGCTGTCCGGCGTGCGGGCTCAGATCGCGATCAAGACCTTCGGCGACGACACCGATGCCCTGCGCGGCCTGGCCGAGCAGTTGCGCGGACAACTGAGCCAGCTGCCGGGCCTGGTGGACCTGACGGTGGAAAAGCAGGTGCTGATTCCCCAGCTGCTGGTGCGCCTGGATCCGCAGCAGCTCTCGCGCACCGGCCTCGCGCCCGGCGAGGCGCTGCGCCTGCTGCAGGCCCTGACCGACGGCAGCCACCTGGCCCAGGTGGTGGACGGCGCCCGGCGCTATGACCTGGTGCTGCGCCTGCCCGAGAGCAAGCGAACGCCGCAGGAGCTGGGCCAGCTGCTGGTCGATACGCCGGCCGGCAAGCTGCCGCTCTCGAGCTTCGCCAGCATCGAGGAGGCCGACGGGCCCAACCAGATAGGCCGCGAGAACGGCCGGCGCCGCATCGTGGTCTATGCCAACAGCGATGGCAGCGACATGGCCCACCTGATCGCCGACATCCGCCAGGTCATCGATCGCACCGAGCTGCCGGCCGGCAGCTTCATCAGCCTGGAGGGCCAGTTCCAGGCCCAGGAGCAGGCGACGCGGCTGATCGCCGGGCTTTCGCTGGTGTCGCTGGCGATGATCTTCCTGGTGCTCTACACCCGCTACCGCTCGGTCGTGCTGGCCGCCATCATCATGGCCAATATCCCGCTGGCCCTGATAGGCAGCGTGGCGGCCATGGGGCTGGCCGGGGTCAGCCTGTCGGTGGCCACCCTGGTGGGCTTCATCACGCTGGCCGGCATCGCCACCCGCAACGGCATCCTGAAGATCAGCCACTACGTCAACCTCTGTCGCTTCGAGGGCGAGACCTTCGGCCAGGCCATGATCGTGCGGGGTTCGCTGGAGCGGCTGACGCCGGTCCTGATGACCGCCCTGGTCGCGGCCTTTGCACTGACACCGCTGCTGCTGGCCGGCGATGCGCCGGGCAAGGAGATCCTGCATCCGGTGGCCGTGGTGATCTTCGGCGGCCTGGTCAGCTCCACCCTGCTGGACACTCTGCTCACGCCGCTGCTCTACGCGCGCTATGGACGCCGCGCCACCGAACGCCTGCTGGCCCGTGCCAGCAGCGAAGCCCTTTGA
- a CDS encoding HlyD family efflux transporter periplasmic adaptor subunit, which yields MNNKLLQSLLLIAALLSPPAAQAHGGDDHGEGKASAAGDGLMRLPDGSVQVPKPAQRRLALRTVVTATGEAAATVLLPGRVSSDPSASGQVQSAHGGRIEAGPRGLPLPGQAVRAGEVLAYVRHHAEPYARAAQQSQRDELQAARELAEKKLRRFESLEGTVPRKDIEAARIELASLTQREQSYAASLGAREALVAPVAGIVARSDLRIGAIVETREVLVEIVDPARWIVEAGSTDAGLAARIASARLQEGGAELQLLGAARSLRDGVLPLSFRLRGDQSALALNQPVSVIVQLKDRRPGVLLPAAAVVRSPANEPMVWVKTSAERFRAQPVQVQAVDGASLLVTQGLAGGERVLVQGAALVAQIR from the coding sequence ATGAACAACAAGCTCCTGCAATCCCTGCTTCTGATCGCGGCCCTGCTGTCGCCACCGGCAGCGCAAGCCCATGGCGGCGACGACCATGGTGAAGGCAAAGCGAGCGCGGCCGGCGACGGCCTGATGCGCCTGCCGGACGGCAGCGTGCAGGTGCCCAAGCCGGCCCAGCGCCGCCTGGCCCTGCGCACCGTGGTGACGGCCACCGGCGAGGCTGCCGCCACCGTGCTGCTGCCGGGCCGCGTGAGCAGCGACCCCAGCGCCAGCGGCCAAGTGCAGTCGGCCCATGGCGGCCGCATCGAGGCCGGTCCGCGCGGCCTGCCGCTGCCGGGCCAGGCGGTGCGCGCCGGTGAGGTGCTGGCCTATGTGCGCCACCATGCCGAGCCCTATGCGCGCGCCGCCCAGCAGTCGCAACGCGACGAGCTGCAGGCGGCCCGCGAACTGGCGGAGAAGAAGCTGCGGCGGTTCGAATCGCTGGAAGGCACGGTGCCGCGCAAGGACATCGAAGCGGCCCGCATCGAGCTCGCTTCGCTGACCCAGCGCGAGCAGAGCTACGCCGCCAGCCTGGGCGCGCGTGAAGCCCTGGTCGCCCCGGTGGCCGGCATCGTGGCCCGCAGCGATCTGCGCATAGGCGCCATCGTCGAGACCCGCGAGGTCCTGGTCGAAATCGTCGATCCAGCACGCTGGATCGTCGAGGCTGGCAGCACCGATGCCGGACTTGCCGCTCGCATCGCCTCGGCCCGGCTGCAGGAAGGCGGCGCCGAGCTGCAGTTGCTGGGCGCGGCCCGCAGCCTGCGCGACGGCGTGCTGCCGCTCAGCTTCCGGCTGCGCGGCGATCAGTCGGCGCTGGCACTGAACCAGCCGGTCTCGGTCATCGTCCAGCTCAAGGACAGGCGGCCCGGCGTGCTGCTGCCGGCCGCGGCCGTGGTGCGCAGCCCGGCCAACGAGCCCATGGTCTGGGTCAAGACCTCGGCCGAACGCTTCCGCGCCCAGCCGGTGCAGGTGCAGGCGGTCGATGGCGCCAGCCTGCTGGTGACCCAGGGCCTGGCCGGTGGCGAGCGCGTGCTGGTCCAGGGCGCGGCCCTGGTCGCCCAGATTCGTTGA
- a CDS encoding DHA2 family efflux MFS transporter permease subunit — MSTTTAPAAAAAPTSSPWPVFWIASSAVFLVSLDTTLLYAAFPALRASFAGASAADLSWVLNAYTVIYAAMLVPAGALADRRGRKRIFMLGATLFLAASAACGLAGNVPALIAARVVQALGAALLTPASLSLVLAAFPASKRAVAISLWGAVSALAAAVGPCLGSIVVDSVGWPWAFYINLPVGAVALWFGAGVLSEARGNGHGRVDLVGMALLILAVGAIALSIVQSESPHWTRSELLVAAITGVLSLAGFIAWARKTPQPLVDLGLFRHRTFAMVNLATLAFGSAFAMMFFGFFFYMTGIWHYTLPEAGLAVTPGPLIVIPSAIVGGRLAARLGHRPVLVTGALIYALAGLWFMSMPGDSPDYLGRWLPGLILNGIGIGLVLPSLSAAAAHKLPPAQYAVGSAVNQATRQIGSVLGVAVTVLLLGHGTLSHTSFVPLYACHIGLALLTALLCLSVDTRPKQA, encoded by the coding sequence ATGAGCACCACCACAGCCCCCGCTGCCGCAGCGGCGCCGACCAGTTCCCCCTGGCCGGTGTTCTGGATCGCCAGCAGCGCCGTCTTCCTGGTCTCGCTGGACACGACCCTGCTGTACGCCGCCTTCCCGGCGCTGCGCGCCAGCTTTGCCGGCGCCTCGGCGGCCGATTTGTCCTGGGTCCTGAATGCCTACACGGTGATCTACGCCGCCATGCTGGTGCCGGCCGGGGCGCTGGCAGACCGCCGCGGCCGCAAGCGCATCTTCATGCTGGGGGCGACGCTGTTTCTGGCGGCCTCGGCCGCTTGCGGCCTGGCGGGCAATGTGCCGGCCCTGATCGCAGCGCGGGTGGTGCAGGCGCTGGGCGCGGCGCTCCTGACGCCGGCTTCGCTCTCGCTGGTGCTCGCCGCCTTTCCGGCCAGCAAGCGGGCGGTGGCGATCAGCCTGTGGGGTGCGGTCAGTGCGCTGGCGGCGGCGGTCGGTCCCTGCCTGGGTTCCATCGTGGTCGATTCCGTCGGCTGGCCCTGGGCCTTCTACATCAACCTGCCGGTGGGGGCCGTAGCGCTGTGGTTCGGTGCCGGCGTGCTGAGCGAGGCACGCGGCAACGGCCATGGCCGGGTCGACCTGGTCGGCATGGCCTTGCTGATCCTGGCGGTGGGCGCCATCGCCCTGTCCATCGTGCAGTCGGAGTCTCCGCACTGGACGCGCAGCGAACTGCTCGTCGCCGCCATCACCGGCGTGCTGTCGCTGGCCGGCTTCATCGCCTGGGCCCGCAAGACACCGCAGCCGCTGGTGGACCTGGGCCTGTTTCGCCACCGCACGTTCGCCATGGTCAACCTGGCGACGCTGGCCTTCGGCAGCGCCTTCGCGATGATGTTCTTCGGCTTCTTCTTCTACATGACCGGCATCTGGCACTACACGCTGCCCGAGGCCGGTCTGGCCGTGACTCCCGGGCCGCTGATCGTGATTCCCTCGGCCATCGTCGGCGGACGCCTTGCCGCCAGGCTGGGCCACCGGCCGGTGCTGGTGACTGGCGCCCTGATCTATGCGCTGGCCGGCCTCTGGTTCATGAGCATGCCGGGCGACTCGCCCGACTACCTGGGCCGCTGGCTGCCGGGCCTGATCCTCAACGGCATCGGCATTGGCCTGGTGCTTCCATCGCTGTCGGCCGCGGCCGCTCACAAGCTGCCGCCGGCACAGTACGCCGTAGGCAGCGCGGTCAACCAGGCCACGCGACAGATAGGCTCGGTGCTCGGCGTGGCCGTCACCGTGCTGCTGCTGGGCCATGGCACGCTGAGCCACACCAGCTTCGTGCCGCTGTACGCCTGCCACATTGGGCTGGCGCTGCTGACCGCGCTGCTGTGCCTCTCGGTGGACACGCGGCCCAAGCAGGCCTAG
- a CDS encoding SDR family oxidoreductase, whose amino-acid sequence MNLLNATVLITGANRGIGLAFAREALARGARKVYAAARDPSKITLPGVVPVRLDVTRPDEVAALAAELKDVTVLINNAGIADFGGFLAPGSVESARRHLEVNFFGPLLLAQAFAPTLAANGGGAVLNVLSIASWINRPLLGVYGASKSAAWALTNGLRHELRGQHTQVLGLHMGFVDTDLTTAVDAPKSKPEDIVNAALDALESGAEEVLADEMTRQVKASLGTAKAAYLAAA is encoded by the coding sequence ATGAATCTGCTGAACGCCACCGTCCTGATCACCGGCGCCAACCGCGGCATAGGCCTGGCCTTTGCCCGCGAGGCCCTGGCCCGCGGTGCCCGCAAGGTTTACGCCGCGGCCCGCGACCCTTCCAAGATCACGCTGCCCGGCGTCGTGCCGGTGCGGCTCGACGTCACCCGGCCCGATGAAGTGGCCGCACTGGCCGCCGAGCTGAAGGACGTGACGGTGCTGATCAACAACGCCGGCATCGCCGACTTCGGCGGCTTCCTCGCGCCAGGCAGCGTCGAATCGGCGCGCCGGCACCTGGAGGTCAACTTCTTCGGCCCGCTGCTGCTGGCCCAGGCCTTCGCGCCCACCTTGGCGGCCAATGGCGGTGGGGCGGTGCTGAATGTGCTGTCCATTGCCAGCTGGATCAACCGGCCGCTGCTGGGCGTCTATGGCGCCAGCAAGTCGGCTGCCTGGGCGCTGACCAATGGCCTGCGCCACGAGCTGCGCGGCCAGCACACCCAGGTGCTGGGCCTGCACATGGGCTTCGTAGATACCGACCTGACCACGGCGGTGGACGCGCCCAAGAGCAAGCCCGAGGACATAGTCAATGCGGCTCTGGACGCGCTGGAATCCGGCGCCGAGGAAGTGCTGGCCGACGAGATGACCCGCCAGGTCAAGGCCAGCCTGGGCACGGCCAAGGCCGCCTACCTTGCTGCCGCCTGA
- a CDS encoding dihydrofolate reductase family protein produces the protein MQTTVFVGTSVDGFIARPDGRFDFLRSDGGEAENHGGFEDFFATVDALLMGRNTYEVVLAMGGWFYRDKPVFVLSHHGLKPAPAEARVEPIHGTVSEALDQLQARGFKHVYVDGGNVIHQALREHRVNRIVRTQVPVLIGEGISLFGPLGFDQKLELVSTKVLPGGAVQSEYRVVSGAAAPASA, from the coding sequence ATGCAAACCACGGTCTTCGTCGGCACCAGCGTCGACGGCTTCATCGCCCGGCCCGACGGCCGCTTCGACTTCCTGCGCTCCGACGGCGGCGAGGCCGAGAACCATGGCGGCTTCGAAGACTTCTTCGCCACCGTCGATGCCTTGCTGATGGGCCGCAACACCTACGAGGTGGTGCTGGCCATGGGCGGCTGGTTCTACCGCGACAAGCCGGTCTTCGTGCTCAGCCACCATGGTCTCAAGCCGGCACCGGCCGAGGCTCGGGTGGAGCCCATACACGGCACGGTCAGCGAGGCGCTGGACCAGCTGCAGGCCCGCGGCTTCAAGCATGTCTACGTGGACGGCGGCAACGTCATCCACCAGGCGCTGCGCGAGCACCGCGTCAACCGCATCGTGCGCACCCAGGTGCCGGTCTTGATAGGCGAAGGCATCTCGCTGTTCGGACCGCTGGGCTTCGACCAGAAGCTGGAGCTTGTCTCCACCAAGGTCCTGCCCGGCGGCGCGGTGCAGAGCGAATACCGGGTCGTCAGCGGCGCTGCAGCTCCAGCTTCAGCTTGA
- a CDS encoding LysR family transcriptional regulator: MNLRQLNHLIALADEGRFVAAAERVHLSQAAFSRSIQTLEEHFGLRLFERGPLGAALTPAGRTLVERARQLVFDSRCLERDAVLLREGQLGELAFGAGPVPAAVLVPPLLSTLRRQAPQLVTRARSGNVDMLLSLLEDEEIDFFIADPRLLASDARLELRPLARIVGGAYVRPGHPLLERGQADGEDMRRHGIGMVSTKPALRRQVAQALGFRNEAELPLAVECDDLHTLSSLAREGELLAMLPHSFPTVLSGDLLPLQLKGVKQALFADVHLIWLRGRTLSPAAELAMQACRELAA; this comes from the coding sequence ATGAACCTGCGCCAGTTGAACCACCTGATCGCCCTGGCCGACGAAGGCCGCTTCGTCGCCGCGGCCGAGCGGGTGCACCTGAGCCAGGCCGCCTTCAGCCGCAGCATCCAGACGCTGGAGGAGCATTTCGGCCTGCGGCTGTTCGAGCGCGGGCCGCTGGGCGCGGCGCTGACGCCGGCCGGCCGCACCCTGGTCGAGCGCGCGCGGCAACTGGTGTTCGACAGCCGCTGCCTGGAGCGCGATGCCGTGCTTCTGCGCGAAGGCCAGCTGGGCGAGCTGGCCTTCGGGGCAGGGCCGGTGCCGGCGGCTGTGCTGGTGCCGCCCCTGCTCAGCACCTTGCGCCGCCAGGCCCCTCAGTTGGTGACGCGAGCCCGCAGCGGCAATGTCGACATGCTGTTGTCCCTGCTTGAGGACGAGGAAATCGATTTCTTCATCGCCGATCCTCGTCTCCTGGCCTCGGACGCAAGGCTGGAGCTGCGGCCGCTGGCCCGCATCGTCGGCGGTGCCTATGTGCGGCCCGGCCATCCGCTGCTGGAGCGCGGCCAGGCCGATGGCGAGGACATGCGCCGCCACGGCATAGGCATGGTCTCGACCAAGCCGGCCCTGCGCCGCCAGGTAGCGCAGGCCCTGGGCTTCCGCAATGAAGCCGAGCTGCCGCTGGCGGTGGAATGCGATGACCTGCACACGCTGTCCAGCCTGGCCCGCGAGGGCGAGCTGCTCGCCATGCTGCCGCACAGCTTTCCCACCGTGCTCAGCGGCGACCTGCTGCCGTTGCAGCTCAAGGGCGTCAAGCAAGCGCTGTTTGCCGACGTGCATTTGATCTGGCTGCGCGGCCGCACCTTGTCCCCGGCTGCGGAGCTGGCCATGCAGGCCTGCCGGGAACTGGCCGCCTAA
- a CDS encoding alkyl sulfatase dimerization domain-containing protein, with amino-acid sequence MNPLSKAWPVLAIALSLSACSRQTGIGGAASDATATTVAANAQFEQSLPLGDPQDFDDAKRGFIARPEGKILAADGKTVLVDFDAFKFVDGPAPATVNPSLWRHARLNAQIGLFKVTDGLYQLRGFDIGNMSLIEGKTGWIVVDALTARESAAAALAFARQHLGNKPVTALLFTHSHADHFGGALGVITPEEVAARKVPVIASAGFIEESTSENILVGTAMARRSIYQFGKDLERSAKGLVDTGLGKNVAYGAIGILQPNKLITQATEELELDGVRFVFHNVPGAEAPAEMSFSVPSLKAYGGAENLAQTMHNLLPVRGAKVRDALRWSDYMQQALDQLGEADVYFGQHNWPIWGNARIAEFITKHRDVYKYTHDQTVRLINAGLTPREIADTVKLPASLQSHFGARGYYGDLRHNVKAVYQFYLGGYDGNPANLNPLPPVESAKRYVQLAGGADKALQAAQQAFDAGDYRWTAELLNHLVYADGKNTAAKELLARTYDQMGYAAEASTWRNSYLTAAAELRNGPPKKGIDRSFLIDTLMQTPLERFFEAMAAGLDGPAAEGKNLKINLVFSDRKESYQLWIENAVLHHRKAEPAADANATLTLTHPIFIKMMAGTAGAKDTLMSDELKTSGSRIDLVRFFSLIDKAPGTFQIVTR; translated from the coding sequence ATGAATCCGCTTTCGAAGGCCTGGCCGGTCCTGGCCATCGCCCTGTCCTTGAGCGCCTGCAGCCGCCAGACCGGCATAGGCGGCGCTGCCTCCGATGCCACGGCCACCACAGTGGCCGCCAATGCCCAGTTCGAGCAGAGCCTGCCACTGGGCGACCCGCAGGACTTCGACGACGCCAAGCGCGGCTTCATCGCCCGGCCCGAGGGCAAGATCCTGGCGGCCGACGGCAAGACCGTGCTGGTCGACTTCGACGCCTTCAAGTTCGTGGACGGCCCGGCGCCGGCCACGGTCAATCCCAGCCTCTGGCGCCATGCCCGGCTGAATGCCCAGATCGGCCTGTTCAAGGTCACCGACGGCCTCTACCAGCTGCGCGGCTTCGACATAGGCAACATGTCCCTGATCGAGGGCAAGACCGGCTGGATCGTGGTGGACGCGCTGACCGCCCGCGAAAGCGCCGCCGCCGCCCTGGCCTTTGCGCGCCAGCACCTGGGCAACAAGCCGGTCACGGCCCTGCTGTTCACCCACAGCCATGCCGACCATTTCGGCGGCGCCCTGGGCGTGATCACGCCCGAGGAAGTGGCGGCGCGCAAGGTGCCGGTGATCGCCTCCGCCGGCTTCATCGAGGAATCGACCAGCGAGAACATCCTGGTCGGCACGGCCATGGCGCGCCGCTCTATCTACCAGTTCGGCAAGGACCTGGAGCGTTCGGCCAAGGGCCTGGTGGACACCGGCCTGGGCAAGAACGTGGCCTATGGCGCCATCGGCATCCTGCAGCCCAACAAACTGATCACCCAGGCCACCGAGGAGCTGGAGCTGGACGGCGTGCGCTTCGTCTTCCACAACGTGCCGGGCGCCGAGGCGCCGGCCGAGATGAGCTTCTCGGTGCCTTCGCTCAAGGCCTATGGCGGCGCCGAGAACCTGGCCCAGACCATGCACAACCTGCTGCCGGTGCGCGGCGCCAAGGTGCGCGATGCGCTGCGTTGGAGCGACTACATGCAGCAGGCGCTGGACCAACTGGGTGAGGCCGACGTCTACTTCGGCCAGCACAACTGGCCGATCTGGGGCAACGCCCGCATCGCCGAGTTCATCACCAAGCACCGCGACGTCTACAAGTACACCCATGACCAGACGGTGCGCCTGATCAACGCCGGCCTGACGCCGCGCGAGATTGCCGACACGGTCAAGCTGCCGGCCTCGCTGCAGTCGCACTTCGGTGCTCGCGGCTACTACGGTGACCTGCGCCACAACGTCAAGGCGGTCTACCAGTTCTACCTGGGCGGCTACGACGGCAACCCGGCCAACCTGAACCCGCTGCCGCCGGTGGAGTCGGCCAAGCGCTATGTGCAGCTGGCCGGCGGTGCCGACAAGGCCCTGCAGGCCGCGCAGCAGGCCTTCGATGCCGGCGATTACCGCTGGACGGCCGAGCTGCTGAACCACCTCGTCTATGCCGACGGCAAGAACACGGCCGCCAAGGAGCTGCTGGCCAGGACCTATGACCAGATGGGCTATGCCGCCGAAGCCTCGACCTGGCGCAACAGCTACCTCACGGCCGCGGCCGAGCTGCGCAACGGCCCGCCCAAGAAGGGCATAGACCGCTCATTCCTGATCGACACCCTGATGCAGACGCCGCTGGAACGCTTCTTCGAGGCCATGGCCGCCGGCCTGGACGGCCCGGCCGCCGAGGGCAAGAACCTGAAGATCAACCTGGTGTTCAGCGACCGCAAGGAAAGCTACCAGCTCTGGATCGAAAACGCGGTGCTGCACCACCGCAAGGCCGAGCCGGCCGCCGATGCCAATGCCACGCTGACGCTGACCCATCCGATCTTCATCAAGATGATGGCCGGCACGGCCGGCGCCAAGGACACCCTGATGTCGGACGAGCTCAAGACCAGCGGCAGCCGCATCGACCTGGTGCGCTTCTTCAGCCTGATCGACAAGGCGCCGGGCACCTTCCAGATCGTGACTCGCTGA